In Caldicellulosiruptor obsidiansis OB47, a single window of DNA contains:
- the rpmI gene encoding 50S ribosomal protein L35: MPKLKTHRGLAKRIKMSGSGKYLRKRAGKSHLLSGKTRKRKRNLKKTVVVDATNVKAVKKLLPYL, from the coding sequence ATGCCGAAGCTAAAAACACATAGAGGACTTGCAAAAAGAATCAAAATGAGCGGAAGTGGAAAATATTTGAGAAAGAGAGCTGGCAAAAGTCATCTTTTAAGTGGAAAAACAAGAAAAAGAAAGAGAAATTTAAAGAAGACTGTAGTTGTCGATGCTACTAACGTAAAAGCAGTTAAGAAACTTTTGCCGTATCTATAA
- a CDS encoding DUF4914 family protein, translating into MIKLLNLKAKDEVYEILSSCKGIIMPEKRLDFIDLSLGGKDNMVFEVKYEVEGKGEMVEAIVTRCKNGIVVNYPDVYMRRRDPDSLIIGDDGETDKQRYKDIYGDNFEAVRKETFEWLKKQELIVYGFYAGGKEYGYPALVIAPLNAAFFGFALADIQGFIPKSEFEKIDVFEPKAVIYVAPPFRHTHFNGKQVVVHNRLNGVHEIFSYNLYPGPSAKKGVYGVLLNIGEMEGWVAAHASTVRIVTPYDNVITIMHEGASGGGKSEMCQQMHREKDNRVLLGENILTKEKIYLEIKESCEIHPVTDDIALVHPSLQKGSKMVVKDAEQGWFVRLDNIPHYGTDPQLERLCIHPPEPLIFLNLEGVPGSTCLIWEHTMDEPGKPCPNPRVILPRRFIPNIVDEPVEVDIRSFGVRTPPCTKQKPTYGIVGMFHLLPPALAWLWRLVSPRGHANPSITQAEALSSEGVGSYWPFATGLMVKQANLLLEQILQFTKTQYILIPNQHIGAYKVGFMPQWITREYLAKRGNVKLRPDQLKPAKLPLLGWALEYMKVEGTYIPKFLLQVDLQQEVGEEGYMEGAKILTEFFKKEIIKFKTLDLHPLGRKIIECCLDDGSLDDYVSLIK; encoded by the coding sequence ATGATCAAGCTTTTAAATTTGAAGGCAAAGGATGAAGTGTATGAAATTTTAAGCAGCTGCAAAGGAATAATTATGCCAGAAAAGAGACTTGATTTTATAGATTTATCCCTTGGTGGAAAAGATAACATGGTGTTTGAGGTGAAATATGAGGTAGAAGGTAAAGGCGAAATGGTTGAGGCGATAGTTACAAGATGTAAAAATGGTATTGTTGTGAATTATCCTGATGTGTACATGAGAAGAAGAGACCCAGATAGCTTAATTATTGGTGATGATGGTGAAACTGATAAGCAGAGATACAAAGATATTTATGGAGATAATTTTGAAGCCGTAAGAAAAGAAACATTTGAGTGGTTAAAAAAGCAAGAATTAATAGTGTATGGCTTCTATGCAGGAGGAAAGGAATATGGTTATCCTGCTTTGGTTATAGCTCCGCTGAATGCTGCATTTTTTGGATTTGCGCTTGCTGATATCCAGGGGTTTATTCCTAAAAGCGAATTTGAAAAGATTGATGTTTTTGAACCAAAAGCAGTGATATATGTAGCTCCACCTTTTAGACATACACATTTTAACGGAAAACAAGTGGTTGTGCACAATAGGTTAAATGGCGTCCATGAAATATTTTCATATAACTTGTACCCAGGACCAAGTGCTAAAAAGGGAGTATATGGTGTGCTTTTGAACATCGGTGAAATGGAAGGCTGGGTTGCAGCTCATGCTTCAACAGTCAGGATTGTTACACCATATGACAACGTGATAACAATCATGCACGAGGGAGCAAGTGGTGGCGGAAAGAGTGAAATGTGCCAGCAGATGCATAGAGAAAAAGACAATAGAGTCTTGCTTGGAGAAAATATTTTAACCAAAGAAAAAATTTACCTTGAGATAAAAGAATCTTGCGAGATACATCCAGTTACAGACGATATTGCACTTGTTCATCCCAGCCTTCAAAAGGGTTCAAAAATGGTTGTAAAAGACGCAGAACAAGGTTGGTTTGTAAGACTTGATAATATTCCGCATTATGGTACTGACCCACAGCTTGAAAGGCTTTGCATTCACCCACCCGAGCCGTTAATATTCTTAAATTTAGAGGGTGTGCCTGGTTCAACCTGTCTTATATGGGAACACACAATGGATGAGCCAGGAAAGCCTTGCCCTAATCCAAGAGTTATTTTGCCTCGCAGGTTTATTCCAAACATTGTAGATGAACCTGTTGAGGTTGACATACGAAGCTTTGGAGTGAGAACACCACCTTGCACTAAACAAAAGCCGACTTATGGTATTGTAGGGATGTTTCACCTTTTACCACCTGCATTGGCATGGCTGTGGAGGCTTGTCAGCCCTCGCGGCCATGCAAATCCAAGCATAACACAGGCAGAAGCGCTGAGTTCTGAAGGTGTTGGTTCTTACTGGCCATTTGCAACAGGACTTATGGTAAAGCAAGCGAATCTTTTGCTTGAACAGATTTTGCAGTTTACAAAGACCCAGTATATTCTCATTCCAAATCAGCACATAGGTGCATACAAGGTTGGCTTTATGCCACAATGGATAACAAGAGAGTATTTAGCAAAAAGAGGAAATGTAAAATTAAGACCTGACCAGCTAAAGCCTGCAAAGCTGCCGCTTTTGGGATGGGCACTTGAATATATGAAAGTTGAAGGAACTTATATACCAAAGTTTTTACTCCAGGTTGACCTTCAGCAAGAGGTTGGAGAAGAAGGCTATATGGAAGGTGCAAAGATTTTGACAGAATTTTTTAAGAAAGAGATTATAAAATTCAAAACATTGGATTTACATCCCCTTGGAAGAAAAATTATAGAATGCTGCTTGGATGATGGAAGCCTTGATGACTACGTATCTTTGATAAAATAG
- a CDS encoding transposase translates to MVISKKDKERVLEAIRKGAIDAADLSFPNLIDAIILKMKREGIIELLEHAFLDKRSANKNIPFHILLTLAITAKMKLKTSLTDVPFAISNAETLSEIGWNIWDNKRGLKEGLMDEGTLRNIVKKYTVEELIQGYNTYVQEYVFPKKEIVPDIHILDCTELEVLLENSNYEGSEVVRDKDGMRRGYKMSTLRGITGDNGILEEIKIGSINVHDLELSREMVLKSKMLKFGDILINDRGFISRELMNQLKQKRGVDTYIPLKSNMEAYEQAVMIAKEENKWEAHPNKKRKRQEIAFVESLGSYWRSAKPEDDVQINGCVVHDTKTDEYFVIVTTDLGKTAKQIIKTYELRPEIEEDYRQIKDFWKIEDFKSTKYNFIAFHIVMVLIGYLFFQLYRDMEEGKRCEGKSLPVAAKKYVEEGPKSVIVYAGQYFGIFGFLEFIQLYASCNAEVKQRLDSILGKV, encoded by the coding sequence ATGGTAATAAGTAAAAAAGACAAAGAAAGAGTATTAGAAGCTATTAGAAAAGGTGCAATAGATGCAGCGGATTTAAGCTTTCCTAATTTGATAGATGCAATAATTCTTAAAATGAAACGAGAAGGGATAATAGAGCTATTAGAGCATGCGTTTTTGGACAAACGATCAGCAAATAAGAATATACCTTTTCACATATTGCTGACATTAGCCATTACAGCGAAGATGAAGCTAAAGACCAGTTTGACAGATGTACCCTTTGCTATAAGCAATGCGGAGACATTATCAGAAATTGGCTGGAACATATGGGACAATAAGAGAGGGTTGAAAGAAGGGCTGATGGACGAAGGTACCCTTCGTAACATAGTAAAGAAATACACGGTGGAAGAGTTAATACAAGGATATAATACATATGTTCAAGAGTATGTATTTCCGAAGAAGGAGATAGTACCTGATATTCATATTCTTGATTGTACTGAGCTTGAAGTATTACTGGAGAATAGCAATTATGAAGGTTCAGAAGTGGTAAGAGATAAAGATGGAATGCGTAGAGGATATAAGATGTCTACACTACGAGGTATTACAGGTGATAATGGTATACTGGAAGAAATCAAAATAGGTAGTATTAACGTACATGACCTTGAATTAAGCCGAGAGATGGTACTAAAAAGCAAAATGTTAAAATTTGGGGACATTTTAATTAATGACCGTGGATTTATTTCGAGGGAGCTTATGAACCAGTTAAAACAAAAGAGAGGAGTGGATACGTACATTCCTTTGAAAAGCAATATGGAGGCATATGAGCAGGCAGTAATGATAGCAAAAGAAGAAAACAAGTGGGAAGCTCACCCGAACAAAAAAAGGAAGAGGCAGGAGATTGCTTTTGTAGAATCACTGGGTAGTTATTGGAGGAGTGCCAAGCCTGAAGATGACGTACAGATAAATGGGTGTGTAGTACATGACACAAAGACGGATGAATATTTTGTAATTGTGACTACAGATCTTGGGAAGACAGCAAAACAAATAATCAAGACATATGAATTAAGGCCTGAGATTGAGGAAGATTACCGACAGATCAAGGATTTTTGGAAGATTGAAGATTTTAAGAGCACGAAGTACAATTTTATAGCATTTCATATTGTGATGGTACTGATAGGATATTTGTTCTTCCAGCTATACAGAGATATGGAAGAAGGGAAGAGATGTGAGGGAAAAAGTTTGCCTGTAGCAGCAAAGAAGTATGTGGAAGAGGGGCCAAAATCGGTTATTGTATATGCTGGACAGTACTTTGGTATCTTTGGATTTCTGGAGTTTATTCAGTTGTATGCGTCATGCAACGCAGAAGTGAAGCAGCGCTTAGATTCGATTCTGGGTAAAGTATAA
- a CDS encoding L-lactate MFS transporter: protein MKNHPENFVANKRRYIYILLGLIINLCLGSVYSWSVFRKPLEQLFKLSATESSLPYMFFLVFYAILMPVAGRVLDKFGPRMVSIVGGILVGIGWILAGFSNGLINLILGYGIIAGTGVGIAYGVPIAVSAKWFEDKRGFAVGLTVLGFGMSPLITAPIARKLIEMYGPLLTFRILGVVFLIVIILLSIPLKFPFREVKTDKGFKTKKDKLSYSPSEMVKTKTFWALWFCFVIGTLSGLMAIGISSPVGQEIMKLSAEAAAVSVSIFAIFNGIGRPFFGWLTDKITPRFAAIINFSLMFLASLGMLFAKEGMTLLFMITFSLLWLCLGGWLSIAPTATAQFFGTLHYSKNYGILFTGYGAGAILGNLISGKIRDIFESYVFNFYITAILSIVGILIALFYLKPLKNQKIINFKIKV from the coding sequence ATGAAAAATCATCCTGAAAATTTTGTAGCCAACAAAAGGCGTTATATTTACATATTATTGGGGCTTATTATTAATTTATGCCTTGGTTCTGTGTACTCATGGAGTGTGTTTAGAAAACCGCTGGAACAACTATTTAAACTGAGTGCAACTGAAAGTAGTTTGCCATACATGTTTTTTCTTGTATTTTATGCTATTTTGATGCCGGTTGCGGGAAGGGTTTTAGATAAGTTTGGACCTCGGATGGTATCTATAGTTGGAGGAATTTTAGTTGGTATCGGTTGGATTTTGGCAGGTTTTTCTAATGGTTTGATAAATCTGATTCTGGGATATGGAATTATTGCTGGAACTGGCGTGGGAATTGCGTATGGGGTGCCAATTGCAGTTTCTGCGAAATGGTTTGAAGACAAAAGAGGATTTGCGGTAGGATTAACTGTCTTAGGATTTGGCATGTCACCTCTTATTACAGCACCTATTGCAAGAAAACTTATAGAGATGTATGGTCCTCTTTTAACATTTAGAATATTAGGAGTAGTTTTTCTGATTGTTATTATTTTGTTATCAATCCCATTAAAGTTTCCATTTAGAGAAGTGAAAACTGATAAAGGATTTAAGACCAAAAAAGATAAACTTTCTTATTCTCCTTCTGAGATGGTAAAAACAAAAACCTTCTGGGCTCTTTGGTTTTGCTTTGTTATAGGGACACTGAGTGGACTGATGGCGATTGGAATATCCAGTCCTGTTGGGCAGGAAATAATGAAATTATCAGCTGAAGCTGCTGCTGTGTCAGTTTCTATCTTTGCTATTTTTAATGGAATTGGACGTCCATTTTTTGGATGGCTTACTGATAAAATTACACCAAGATTTGCGGCAATAATTAATTTTTCTTTAATGTTCTTAGCGTCGTTGGGTATGCTTTTTGCAAAAGAGGGAATGACTCTTTTGTTTATGATAACTTTTAGTTTGTTGTGGCTTTGCTTAGGTGGATGGCTCTCAATTGCTCCGACTGCAACTGCACAGTTTTTTGGAACACTTCATTATAGTAAAAATTATGGTATTCTATTTACCGGCTATGGAGCGGGGGCTATTTTAGGAAACTTAATATCTGGAAAGATTAGAGATATTTTTGAAAGTTATGTGTTTAACTTCTATATAACAGCTATTCTCTCTATTGTTGGTATTTTGATTGCTCTTTTTTACTTAAAACCACTCAAAAATCAAAAAATAATTAATTTTAAGATAAAAGTTTGA
- the purE gene encoding 5-(carboxyamino)imidazole ribonucleotide mutase has translation MKKPLVGIIMGSDSDLPVMKEAAKVLEDFGIEYEITIVSAHRTPERMFKYAKEAEVRGIEVIIAGAGGAAHLPGMVASISSLPVIGVPVKTSSLNGLDSLLSIVQMPAGVPVATVAINNAKNAGILAAQILSIKYPNIRQKVVEYKEKMRVEVEEKANDLESVGYEEYLKRRQGG, from the coding sequence ATGAAAAAACCACTTGTTGGGATTATTATGGGGAGCGATTCTGACCTTCCTGTTATGAAAGAGGCAGCAAAAGTTTTAGAAGATTTTGGGATAGAGTATGAGATAACAATTGTTTCTGCTCACAGGACTCCTGAGAGGATGTTCAAGTATGCAAAAGAGGCAGAAGTACGGGGGATAGAAGTAATTATTGCTGGGGCTGGCGGTGCTGCACACCTTCCTGGCATGGTTGCTTCGATTTCATCTTTGCCGGTTATTGGCGTTCCAGTAAAAACTTCTTCTTTAAATGGTCTGGATTCTCTTTTGTCAATTGTGCAGATGCCAGCGGGAGTGCCTGTTGCAACTGTAGCAATTAATAATGCTAAAAATGCCGGAATTTTAGCAGCTCAAATCCTGAGTATAAAGTATCCCAATATCAGACAAAAGGTGGTTGAATATAAGGAAAAAATGAGAGTAGAAGTAGAAGAAAAAGCCAATGACTTAGAAAGCGTTGGGTATGAAGAATATCTTAAAAGGAGGCAAGGTGGGTGA
- a CDS encoding IreB family regulatory phosphoprotein: protein MNDKTQHFSFEESMDKKVKEILSEVYNALKEKGYNPIAQLVGYLISGDPTYITNHKNARSIIRRIERDEILEEIVKFYIDNNIE, encoded by the coding sequence ATGAACGATAAAACTCAGCATTTCTCATTTGAAGAAAGTATGGACAAAAAGGTTAAAGAGATATTGAGTGAGGTTTACAATGCGCTGAAAGAAAAGGGTTACAATCCGATTGCCCAGCTTGTAGGATACTTAATATCAGGTGACCCAACTTATATTACTAATCATAAGAATGCCCGCTCTATAATAAGGAGAATTGAAAGAGATGAAATATTGGAAGAAATTGTTAAGTTTTATATTGATAATAATATTGAGTAG
- a CDS encoding 5-(carboxyamino)imidazole ribonucleotide synthase → MFFEEFVVNYIWKGEMKRDMHHSTFGFPIKKIGIIGGGQLGKMLAQKAKQMGFYVISLDPSPECPAASVSDELIVSDFYNPEKLKELVRKSDITTYEIEHINTAVLKDLYDKGYHIYPSPYCLEIIQDKFKQKQMFKNANLPVPRFEKVTHLNASFFEKFGFPCVQKASKGGYDGRGVVVIKSKEDLNKVLETESFVEELVDIKKELAVMVARNKRGDVKSYPVVEMVFEQSANILDFLVAPARIDEKIAQRAREIAIKVVEALDGVGVFGVELFLTKDDEILINEVAPRPHNSGHYTIEACVTSQFEQHLRAICDLPLGSTKQLSPAVMINLLGEKGYKGRPKIEGLVESLSVEGVSFHFYGKKMTAPFRKMGHVTIVDDNLEVAIEKAKRVKEVLKIKAEV, encoded by the coding sequence TTGTTTTTTGAAGAGTTTGTGGTAAACTATATTTGGAAAGGAGAGATGAAAAGAGATATGCATCACAGCACTTTTGGTTTTCCCATAAAAAAAATTGGAATTATTGGTGGCGGACAGCTGGGAAAGATGCTTGCACAAAAGGCAAAACAGATGGGCTTTTATGTCATCTCTTTAGATCCCAGCCCTGAGTGTCCTGCAGCTTCGGTTTCTGATGAGCTGATTGTAAGTGATTTTTACAACCCTGAAAAGTTAAAAGAGCTAGTTAGAAAAAGCGATATCACCACTTATGAAATAGAACATATCAACACAGCAGTGTTAAAAGACCTTTATGATAAAGGATACCACATTTACCCATCGCCTTATTGTTTGGAGATTATTCAAGACAAATTCAAACAAAAACAAATGTTCAAAAATGCTAACCTTCCCGTACCAAGATTTGAAAAAGTAACTCATTTAAATGCATCTTTTTTTGAAAAATTTGGTTTTCCATGTGTCCAGAAAGCTTCAAAAGGCGGGTATGATGGAAGAGGTGTTGTTGTAATAAAGAGCAAGGAAGATTTAAATAAGGTACTTGAGACAGAATCTTTTGTAGAGGAGTTAGTCGACATAAAAAAAGAATTGGCGGTGATGGTGGCGAGAAACAAAAGAGGAGATGTGAAAAGCTATCCTGTTGTTGAGATGGTTTTTGAGCAGTCAGCAAACATTCTTGATTTTTTAGTTGCACCGGCAAGGATTGACGAAAAGATAGCACAAAGAGCAAGAGAAATAGCAATCAAAGTGGTTGAAGCACTGGATGGTGTTGGTGTGTTTGGAGTTGAACTTTTTTTGACAAAAGATGACGAAATTTTGATAAATGAAGTTGCTCCAAGACCACATAACTCTGGCCACTATACAATAGAAGCATGTGTTACAAGTCAGTTTGAACAGCACTTGAGAGCAATCTGTGACTTGCCGCTTGGTAGTACAAAGCAACTATCACCGGCTGTCATGATAAACCTCTTGGGCGAAAAAGGTTATAAAGGAAGGCCAAAGATAGAGGGCTTGGTAGAAAGTTTGTCTGTAGAAGGAGTTTCGTTTCATTTTTATGGTAAGAAGATGACAGCACCTTTTAGGAAAATGGGACATGTAACAATAGTTGATGACAACTTGGAAGTAGCAATTGAAAAAGCAAAGAGAGTTAAAGAAGTGCTCAAAATTAAAGCGGAGGTGTAA
- a CDS encoding SPL family radical SAM protein has translation MKNLKNSLLAKHFSHIYIEREIIFHPITKIILDKFPNSVLVEIDNYKEVFSRPRQNYKLQEISKKLILAKKKGEFLYPGPPLCHDFGYNHFYYTSLIFNCIFSCDYCFLKGMYSSANIVIFVNIEDYFEEIDSVLKRHPLYLSVSYDTDIMALEKIVPFFSMFIEYATSRKDLTIEIRTKTADYEVLQSLKPSENVILAWTLSPQEIIEKFEHKTPSLSARLDAIKKAIENRWKVRLCFDPLLFTENWKEIYLKFLNRVFEEVELSKILDISIGVFRIPKDYLKRMKRVFVNEITLFPYEEENGVFTYSYELKKEMMDLFIPNLSKFVPKSKIFVI, from the coding sequence TTGAAAAACTTAAAAAACTCTTTATTAGCTAAACATTTTTCTCATATATACATTGAAAGAGAGATTATTTTCCATCCGATTACAAAAATAATTTTAGATAAATTTCCTAACTCTGTTTTAGTAGAAATAGATAACTACAAAGAAGTTTTCTCAAGACCAAGACAAAATTATAAACTTCAAGAGATTAGTAAAAAACTAATACTTGCTAAAAAGAAGGGTGAATTTTTATATCCTGGTCCTCCCCTGTGCCATGATTTTGGATACAATCATTTTTATTATACCAGTCTCATTTTTAATTGCATCTTCAGCTGTGACTATTGTTTCTTGAAAGGAATGTACTCTTCTGCTAATATAGTAATATTTGTTAATATAGAAGACTATTTTGAAGAGATTGATTCAGTTTTAAAAAGACATCCCCTGTACCTATCAGTGTCTTATGACACTGACATTATGGCATTAGAAAAAATTGTACCCTTTTTTAGCATGTTTATTGAATATGCAACTTCAAGAAAAGATTTGACAATTGAAATCCGGACAAAGACTGCAGATTATGAAGTTCTGCAAAGTCTAAAACCCTCCGAGAACGTAATTTTAGCATGGACCTTATCACCCCAAGAAATTATAGAAAAGTTTGAACATAAAACTCCCAGTTTGTCTGCAAGACTTGATGCAATCAAAAAGGCTATAGAAAATAGGTGGAAAGTAAGACTTTGTTTTGACCCTCTTCTGTTTACCGAAAATTGGAAAGAGATATATTTAAAATTTTTGAATCGGGTCTTTGAAGAAGTAGAACTTTCTAAAATTTTAGATATTTCCATTGGTGTATTCAGAATTCCAAAGGATTATCTCAAGAGAATGAAAAGGGTATTCGTAAATGAAATTACTCTATTTCCCTATGAAGAAGAAAATGGTGTTTTTACTTATTCTTATGAATTAAAAAAAGAGATGATGGACCTCTTCATTCCAAATTTGAGTAAATTTGTTCCCAAATCAAAGATTTTTGTGATATAA
- the rplT gene encoding 50S ribosomal protein L20: MRIKNGVWARKRHKKWLKLAKGYFGAKSKIFKQAHVAVMRSLRYAYIGRKLKKRDFRRLWITRINAAARQNGLSYSKFMNGLKKAGINLNRKVLADMAVNDQKAFAELVEIAKKQINAQ; encoded by the coding sequence ATGAGAATAAAAAATGGTGTTTGGGCAAGAAAGAGACATAAAAAATGGCTAAAACTTGCAAAGGGTTATTTTGGTGCAAAGAGCAAGATTTTTAAACAAGCACATGTAGCTGTAATGAGATCTTTAAGATATGCATATATTGGTAGAAAACTAAAAAAGAGAGATTTTAGAAGGCTGTGGATAACAAGAATTAATGCGGCAGCAAGACAAAATGGTCTTTCGTACAGCAAGTTTATGAATGGTCTTAAAAAAGCAGGCATTAATCTTAATAGGAAAGTCTTGGCGGATATGGCTGTAAATGATCAAAAAGCATTTGCTGAGCTGGTTGAGATTGCTAAAAAACAAATAAATGCTCAGTAA
- a CDS encoding TrmH family RNA methyltransferase produces the protein MFTKKVEFISSRENECIKRVKKLNDKKYREEFRSFIIEGLKLVKEAINYQIECINLVIFSQQAKDRYQEFYWECKRLLEDGKIKRVIEVPDKLFEYIATTSTPQGILAECNFVDKDINFIKNLKRVVVADKLQDPGNLGTLIRCADAFGFDAVVTTKGTVDIYNPKTIRATMGSLFHLQIMREAEEGKLIKILKDNSFAVYVATPYGDIEISKVVPDKKFCVVIGNESEGVSDSFAKVAARKIKIPMAGKAESLNAAVAASIVLYELRKR, from the coding sequence ATGTTCACAAAAAAAGTTGAGTTTATTAGCAGTCGAGAGAACGAATGTATAAAGAGAGTAAAAAAGCTGAATGATAAAAAGTACAGAGAAGAGTTTAGGTCTTTCATAATTGAAGGTTTAAAACTGGTAAAAGAAGCTATTAACTATCAGATTGAATGTATAAACTTGGTGATATTTTCTCAACAAGCGAAAGATAGGTATCAAGAATTTTACTGGGAGTGCAAGCGTCTTTTAGAAGATGGGAAAATAAAAAGAGTTATTGAGGTTCCTGATAAGTTGTTTGAATACATTGCTACAACTTCTACACCGCAAGGTATTTTAGCTGAGTGTAACTTTGTTGACAAAGACATAAATTTTATAAAAAATCTTAAAAGAGTAGTTGTAGCTGATAAGCTACAGGACCCTGGCAATTTAGGGACACTGATTAGATGTGCTGACGCGTTTGGATTTGATGCTGTTGTAACAACAAAGGGGACAGTTGATATCTACAATCCCAAGACAATACGTGCCACAATGGGTTCACTTTTTCATCTACAGATTATGAGAGAGGCTGAAGAGGGAAAATTAATCAAAATCCTAAAAGATAATAGCTTTGCAGTTTATGTGGCAACGCCCTATGGTGATATTGAAATTTCAAAAGTTGTTCCTGACAAAAAATTTTGTGTTGTTATTGGTAATGAGTCTGAAGGGGTTAGCGATTCTTTTGCAAAGGTGGCAGCAAGAAAGATAAAAATTCCTATGGCTGGCAAAGCAGAGTCTCTAAATGCGGCGGTGGCAGCTTCAATTGTGTTGTATGAATTGAGAAAAAGATAG
- the infC gene encoding translation initiation factor IF-3 has product MLINEQIRDKEVRVIDENGVQLGIMSIKEALRIAEEKKLDLVKIAPHANPPVCKIMDYGKYKFELAKKEKEAKKNQKVINVKEIRLTTTIEEHDFNVKVKNAIRFLQDGDKVKVSIRFRGREVLHPEIGEEIINKFIEKIKEYGIVEKKPKLDGKNLTAVIAPKQQ; this is encoded by the coding sequence TTGCTCATTAATGAGCAGATAAGAGACAAAGAGGTAAGAGTTATTGATGAGAACGGTGTTCAACTTGGAATTATGAGCATAAAAGAGGCACTGAGGATTGCTGAGGAGAAAAAGCTTGATTTAGTTAAGATTGCTCCTCATGCTAATCCGCCTGTGTGCAAGATAATGGATTATGGCAAGTATAAGTTTGAACTTGCCAAAAAAGAGAAAGAGGCAAAGAAAAATCAAAAGGTTATTAACGTAAAAGAAATCAGGCTTACAACTACAATTGAAGAACATGACTTTAACGTAAAAGTAAAAAATGCAATTAGGTTTTTACAGGATGGAGACAAAGTAAAGGTATCTATTCGCTTTAGGGGTCGTGAAGTCTTGCATCCTGAAATAGGTGAAGAGATTATAAACAAGTTCATAGAAAAGATAAAAGAGTACGGAATTGTTGAGAAAAAGCCAAAATTGGATGGTAAGAACCTTACAGCGGTCATTGCGCCAAAACAGCAATAA
- a CDS encoding 5'-methylthioadenosine/S-adenosylhomocysteine nucleosidase family protein, translating to MIYLITAFYPEAKALIDYFGLKKLYEPSKFQIFSGDEILLIVSGEGILQAAIATTFALTKFGTSDKCIALNVGICGAKKKDLSKGDVLLCNKIINHHSKRTFYPDILITHQMKEVSLETFLFPVKKDTFTGEIEGDIVDMEGAGFFEAALSFLAPHNVHCIKIVYDFLEYEKIEPQEVTNLVKQSIPFIENFINTLVDLNLEFCTNMIEEEKLREVIEKLKSSLRLTTSMTYQLEKLLKSYIIRHENLPEDISEFFNINVNSKKEGKQYFEKLKKLFIS from the coding sequence ATGATATACCTCATCACTGCCTTTTATCCTGAAGCAAAGGCTTTGATAGACTACTTCGGACTCAAGAAATTATACGAACCATCAAAATTTCAAATTTTTTCTGGCGATGAAATTCTTCTTATAGTGAGCGGAGAGGGAATTTTACAAGCTGCAATAGCAACCACATTTGCTTTGACAAAGTTTGGAACAAGTGATAAATGTATAGCCCTGAATGTAGGAATTTGTGGTGCAAAGAAAAAAGATCTATCAAAAGGCGATGTCCTGCTGTGCAACAAGATAATAAATCATCACTCAAAAAGGACATTTTACCCTGATATTCTGATAACTCACCAGATGAAAGAAGTCTCTCTTGAAACTTTTTTATTTCCTGTTAAGAAAGATACCTTTACTGGTGAGATTGAAGGGGATATAGTTGATATGGAGGGAGCAGGATTTTTTGAAGCAGCCTTAAGCTTTTTAGCCCCTCACAATGTCCACTGTATTAAAATCGTTTATGATTTTTTGGAATATGAGAAGATAGAACCACAAGAAGTTACAAATCTTGTAAAACAAAGCATACCTTTTATAGAAAATTTTATAAATACCCTTGTTGATCTGAATCTTGAATTTTGCACCAACATGATTGAAGAGGAAAAACTAAGAGAAGTGATTGAAAAGCTTAAAAGTAGTCTGCGTCTTACTACTTCCATGACATATCAACTTGAGAAATTGTTAAAGAGTTATATTATAAGACATGAAAATCTACCAGAAGATATCTCGGAGTTTTTCAATATAAATGTAAACTCAAAAAAGGAGGGCAAGCAATACTTTGAAAAACTTAAAAAACTCTTTATTAGCTAA